A window of the Isosphaera pallida ATCC 43644 genome harbors these coding sequences:
- a CDS encoding DNA gyrase subunit B, with product MALNEFDGPPAPTAELADRLVAAVNSEDYSEAHIRDLEGIEAIRLRPAMYINDTSSQGLHHLVFEVVDNSIDEAMAGYCKHIHVRIHPDGSVSITDDGRGIPVGRIAKHDKSALEIVLTKPHSGAKFDHNSYKVSGGLHGVGLTVVNALSEWLEAEVRREGKIWRQEYRQGVAQSDVKAVGPATTTGTRIHFLPDATIFPSIELDHDTLEKRLRELAFLNKDVTIRLTDERGEGEPKDQTFPTNTGLKGFVEYLNRAQTPIHPVIHLEGHDEEADVSVEVALQYNDSIAENVVTYCNNISTLDGGTHLTGFRLALTKTLGQMVKTIGSSSKKDLAVSGEDFREGLTAVIAVKVRDPQFASNSKRKLSNPEVEGVVSRIVTDQLGRFLEETPAIAKRLVQKALLAAEAREAARKARELVRNRKGVLTGGGLPGKLMDCTSQDRESSELFLVEGDSAGGTAEGGRDRLFQAILPLRGKILNVERARLDKVLGNEEVRNIITAVGGGIGEDEDPSKRRYGKIVMMSDADVDGSHIRTLLMTFFYRQMPKLVAEGHLYVAQPPLYMISQRKERRYVQTEAEMHRLLVDLGLAGSELEFLDPPSSPITPRVVSGERLRTLLEIVVGLEQGLRAFGKRGIKARDFLALAHPATDPAVNPLAGLLPLYHLKPRPDHPEDVERWFHTADEWAALNEPARTAEPPPPSTTPSNSQDNAPTATETPSPPSTREHEALAPEELAEVRTLNKWLARLRDEFGLRADTLLDREVTGDDPPPRFIMRREGDTPTASSETEQDLSNASSPPTGYPLTNLLQLPSLVRRLGERGLKITRFKGLGEMDADQLWDTTMDPARRTLLQVRLEDAAAANDLFTTLMGDDVEPRRDFIEKHALDVKNLDV from the coding sequence ATGGCGTTGAACGAATTCGACGGACCTCCCGCCCCCACCGCCGAACTCGCCGACCGACTGGTCGCGGCGGTGAACAGCGAGGACTATTCCGAAGCCCATATCCGAGACCTGGAGGGGATCGAGGCGATTCGGCTGCGTCCCGCCATGTACATCAACGACACCTCATCCCAGGGGCTTCACCACCTGGTCTTCGAGGTCGTGGATAACTCGATCGACGAGGCAATGGCTGGGTACTGCAAGCACATCCACGTCCGCATCCACCCCGACGGCTCGGTCTCGATCACCGACGACGGCCGGGGCATTCCGGTGGGACGCATCGCCAAGCACGACAAAAGCGCATTGGAGATCGTGCTGACCAAGCCGCACTCTGGGGCGAAATTCGACCACAACAGCTACAAAGTCTCCGGCGGTCTGCACGGGGTTGGCCTCACGGTGGTCAACGCCCTTTCCGAATGGCTCGAGGCGGAGGTGCGGCGGGAAGGCAAGATTTGGCGTCAGGAATACCGCCAAGGGGTGGCCCAAAGCGACGTCAAGGCGGTCGGCCCGGCGACGACCACTGGCACTCGGATCCACTTCCTGCCCGACGCCACCATTTTCCCGTCGATCGAACTGGATCACGACACGTTGGAGAAGCGGCTGCGGGAACTCGCCTTCCTAAACAAAGACGTCACCATTCGCTTGACCGACGAGCGGGGTGAGGGTGAACCCAAGGACCAAACGTTTCCGACCAACACCGGCCTGAAAGGGTTCGTTGAATACCTCAACCGGGCCCAGACCCCGATCCACCCGGTGATTCACCTGGAGGGACACGACGAAGAAGCCGACGTCAGCGTGGAGGTGGCTCTGCAATACAACGACTCGATCGCCGAGAACGTGGTGACCTACTGCAACAATATCTCGACGCTGGACGGCGGAACGCACCTGACCGGGTTTCGGTTGGCGTTGACCAAGACGCTGGGTCAGATGGTCAAGACAATCGGCTCCTCGTCCAAGAAAGATCTGGCCGTCTCCGGCGAGGATTTCCGCGAGGGTCTCACGGCGGTCATCGCGGTCAAAGTGCGCGACCCCCAGTTCGCCAGCAACTCCAAACGCAAGCTCTCCAACCCCGAGGTCGAAGGGGTGGTCAGCCGGATCGTCACCGACCAACTCGGACGGTTCCTCGAAGAAACGCCGGCAATCGCCAAACGATTGGTCCAAAAGGCTCTGCTGGCGGCCGAAGCGCGGGAGGCAGCCCGCAAGGCGCGGGAACTGGTACGCAACCGCAAAGGGGTGCTGACCGGCGGCGGTCTGCCCGGCAAGCTGATGGATTGCACCAGTCAGGACCGCGAATCGTCCGAACTCTTCCTGGTGGAAGGCGACAGCGCCGGAGGCACCGCCGAGGGCGGACGCGATCGCCTGTTTCAGGCGATTTTGCCGTTGCGGGGCAAAATCCTCAACGTTGAACGCGCCCGTCTGGACAAGGTGCTAGGCAACGAGGAGGTCCGCAACATCATCACCGCCGTGGGCGGCGGCATCGGCGAGGATGAGGATCCGTCTAAACGCCGCTACGGCAAAATCGTCATGATGTCCGACGCCGACGTGGACGGCTCACACATCCGCACCCTGCTGATGACCTTCTTCTACCGCCAGATGCCCAAGCTCGTGGCCGAAGGCCACCTCTACGTGGCCCAGCCCCCGCTCTACATGATCAGCCAACGCAAGGAACGGCGTTACGTTCAAACCGAAGCCGAAATGCATCGGCTGCTGGTCGATTTGGGGTTGGCCGGGTCCGAACTGGAGTTCCTCGACCCCCCCAGCTCGCCAATCACGCCCCGCGTGGTCTCGGGCGAACGACTCCGCACCCTGCTGGAGATCGTGGTGGGTCTGGAACAAGGGCTGCGCGCCTTCGGCAAACGCGGCATCAAAGCCCGCGACTTCCTGGCACTGGCTCATCCCGCCACCGACCCGGCCGTCAACCCACTCGCCGGATTGCTGCCGCTTTACCACCTCAAACCCCGCCCCGACCACCCCGAGGATGTCGAACGCTGGTTCCACACCGCTGACGAATGGGCCGCCCTCAACGAACCAGCGCGGACCGCGGAACCGCCCCCGCCCTCGACAACCCCTTCCAACTCCCAGGACAACGCCCCCACCGCAACCGAAACCCCGTCCCCCCCCTCCACACGCGAACACGAAGCCCTCGCCCCCGAGGAACTTGCCGAAGTACGCACCCTCAACAAATGGCTGGCCCGTCTCCGAGACGAATTCGGTCTCCGCGCCGACACGCTGCTCGATCGGGAAGTCACCGGCGACGACCCGCCCCCCCGCTTCATCATGCGCCGCGAGGGCGACACTCCAACCGCGTCCAGCGAGACGGAGCAGGACCTCTCCAACGCTTCCTCTCCCCCCACCGGTTACCCCCTGACCAATCTGCTGCAACTTCCTAGCCTGGTGCGCCGTCTGGGAGAACGGGGCCTCAAAATCACCCGCTTCAAAGGATTGGGCGAAATGGACGCCGACCAACTTTGGGACACCACCATGGACCCCGCCCGCCGCACCCTCCTCCAAGTCCGCCTCGAGGACGCCGCAGCCGCCAACGACCTGTTCACCACCCTGATGGGGGATGATGTTGAACCCCGTCGCGACTTCATCGAGAAACACGCCCTGGATGTCAAAAACCTTGACGTTTGA
- a CDS encoding DEAD/DEAH box helicase has product MTLRHAFRFLLSPDPILRSFGGYGMQNFNANTSLSPSGEQPESRASESEPARPARPARPARSRAAAPASSRGVKAKTRSRPESQTQAGEPSISAASSGAPATTTTTTATPARGRSARPQRVATKQTRVTRVKETTATLNPKDTVDTDSSCPAQTNPATPHHDSADSPRASHANVLVPQNPNQSPNQERLSTSETQAETARQAARARRRITRTAAPDQVEGANHPSRVRSRRSEPASNEAPPPGSAPSTDHQAEAAASPRRTPTTRQAAERSATGRSRRMVGEPSVPPFPANPSRLDESQSLATLPIEQGRDSANTAPSSTPSRRQTAARRTTSSTAPQPQAQNTSLADKSKDSSTGRGASTPPRSRTRGLSEPTASSSPASRSRRSSALTPPEATSATSLATNGRSSSARTTPRAVPRTELSAAESSSVTPVSPDPGTHRRPATPSERQADAASRTFGAGLLDDEPDNRDVTRPAVASSEPLDNAIEFEQERTREPNLKLAPRVARNFTDPVRARGQSYKDRGRVHFSKISPDHITATVEGTENYHVEVKLREGRLVVSCTCPYYYPKGTPCKHLWATLLAIDDRKFMTAPPSKSLRLVPDADRLPPSPHLSNLEDLETPSRLGSPAAWGEPAPPTRIDYGPSAGRRVGSGSQGPGVTGPPTQDRRNAPERSRATTAAGSAAGGYSPPSSRGTRVDPRDPARAGYGPNTTGTTRGSGSRSAGPGGASRYGEPAPPFQQGGSSTVRSRFDGDSGGRTATGYTERSRSSSGYGPGSGYGPGGTARGGNGYGPPPGSNYGPGASRPSASVASGNPSSVKPTTGGTIAKPGYGSTPIPQEYLEMPPHVLHARAAALGVPANLPVTPRLVANLEALRPPPHLYGRKAKKWIAKARGKVIAREERLRERYLAKQAKLKEKAALKGKRPLYYVLDVAATNEAQQVVIELFRRPRKIEGEKEPGLKAWSPQHAAGKPKLIANPEDRELIELLEQASGEGASAFSMLSSTSTTSSKTEETEPGETTRKRGRYAIGVAEQAASILDRLARTGRFRLRHPDDVKDGREPAPMRWEDNEPWRFRLDARQEIGGGRWIWRGSVRKGDVRVDLTEPVIMLPGIVVLPGGRGGRFDDAGIFFWLLRLRHEKEMLLTQQQNDSMLGKLLAEAKVPARELLESLELKEVDLPPKPRLILRTPRYGRPGDNLLAELSFDYDGTIVPVLPAGRVAVQTQEKRVIRRDEAQEKAALALLEELGFKESKDYRLEPGTRELPPKRMPFVAKELVQRGWLVQADGLPIQPVREFNLAVTSGIDWFELGGSIRFGDQSVELPKLLEAARRGESLVTLGDGSMGVLPEEWLHQYGMLADLSNVTPSQTGTIRVGKAQVGLLDALITAQPEIRFDAGFEQARQNLAQFQGVKEIATPTGFQGELRAYQRLGVGWLDYLTKFGFGGILADDMGLGKTIQVLAFLQHRKNTGASGKTPSLIVVPRSLVFNWLNEAERFTPGLKVLDYTGTHRHQLRSKFARHDLIVTTYGTMRSDIAELSAFEFDHLILDEAQAIKNADSLSARAARQLKGRHRLAITGTPIENHLGELWSIFEFLNPGMLGSATVFRRFAGPLTAPGRDKEKDKDGDPIGGDAPTRNASSNLADEGTRALLARSIRPFVLRRTKKQVVQDLPEKSELVLYCEMEPEQRKDYEELRTHYRRALLGKTKGGSHLEVLEALLRLRQASCHPGLIHPDRVDQPSAKLDVLLPHLAEVIEEGHKALIFSQFTRFLNIVKDRLDKEGIVYEYLDGKTHNRAERVERFQNDPNVPVFLISLKAGGLGLNLTAAEYVYLLDPWWNPAVEAQAIDRSHRIGQTSHVFAYRLICRDTVEQKIIELQKTKRALADAILGGEGEGMSALTRDDLEFLLS; this is encoded by the coding sequence TTGACCCTCCGTCACGCTTTCCGCTTCCTCCTCTCCCCCGACCCGATCCTTCGGAGCTTCGGCGGCTACGGTATGCAAAACTTCAACGCAAACACATCTCTCTCTCCATCCGGCGAGCAACCCGAATCCCGGGCCTCGGAGTCCGAACCGGCTCGTCCGGCTCGTCCCGCCCGTCCCGCCCGCAGCCGCGCGGCGGCCCCCGCCTCGTCCCGCGGGGTCAAGGCAAAGACGCGGAGCCGTCCTGAGTCTCAGACTCAAGCCGGTGAACCGTCCATAAGCGCGGCTTCCTCGGGTGCGCCCGCCACCACCACCACCACCACCGCCACCCCGGCGCGGGGCCGTTCCGCGCGGCCTCAGCGCGTCGCCACCAAACAAACTCGTGTCACTCGTGTCAAAGAAACGACGGCCACTCTGAACCCCAAGGACACGGTGGACACCGACTCGTCCTGCCCCGCCCAGACCAACCCCGCCACGCCACACCACGACTCGGCCGACTCTCCGCGAGCGAGCCACGCGAACGTGCTCGTCCCCCAAAATCCAAATCAAAGTCCAAACCAAGAACGCCTCTCCACGTCCGAGACCCAGGCCGAGACGGCTCGGCAGGCCGCCCGCGCCCGTCGTCGGATCACGCGAACCGCCGCGCCCGACCAGGTTGAGGGTGCCAACCACCCTTCCCGAGTTCGATCCCGACGAAGCGAGCCCGCCAGCAACGAAGCGCCGCCACCAGGCTCCGCCCCCTCAACGGACCACCAGGCCGAAGCCGCCGCGTCCCCGCGTCGAACTCCAACGACGCGCCAGGCCGCCGAACGCTCCGCCACCGGACGATCCCGTCGGATGGTTGGAGAACCGTCCGTCCCGCCGTTCCCCGCCAACCCTAGCCGACTTGACGAGTCCCAGTCTCTCGCCACACTCCCCATCGAGCAGGGCCGCGACTCTGCTAACACGGCCCCTTCGTCAACCCCGTCGCGGCGTCAGACCGCCGCCCGACGGACCACCTCCTCCACCGCGCCCCAACCCCAAGCACAAAATACGTCTCTTGCTGACAAGTCCAAGGATTCCTCGACGGGCCGCGGCGCGTCAACGCCACCTCGAAGTCGAACCCGCGGCTTGTCGGAACCAACCGCGTCGTCGTCTCCGGCGTCACGGTCCAGGCGATCCTCCGCGCTCACGCCGCCGGAGGCGACCTCTGCCACCTCCTTGGCGACAAACGGACGTTCGAGTTCTGCTCGAACCACCCCTCGCGCTGTACCTCGAACCGAGCTTTCCGCCGCCGAATCCTCAAGCGTCACGCCGGTCTCTCCGGACCCGGGAACCCACCGACGACCCGCCACCCCCTCCGAGCGCCAGGCCGACGCTGCCTCCCGAACCTTCGGAGCCGGCCTGCTCGACGACGAACCCGACAACCGCGACGTGACACGCCCCGCTGTCGCTTCGAGCGAACCGTTGGACAACGCGATCGAGTTCGAGCAGGAACGAACCCGGGAACCCAACCTGAAACTCGCGCCTCGGGTGGCCCGCAACTTCACCGACCCGGTGCGGGCGCGGGGCCAATCCTACAAGGATCGCGGTCGCGTCCACTTCTCGAAGATCAGCCCGGACCACATCACCGCCACGGTCGAGGGGACCGAGAACTACCATGTCGAGGTCAAACTCCGCGAAGGCAGACTGGTTGTTTCCTGCACATGTCCTTATTATTATCCCAAGGGAACACCGTGCAAGCATCTCTGGGCGACTTTACTGGCGATCGACGACCGTAAGTTCATGACGGCTCCGCCTTCCAAGTCGCTGCGTCTGGTTCCGGATGCGGACCGTCTGCCGCCCTCGCCCCACTTGAGCAACCTCGAGGATTTGGAGACGCCAAGCCGCCTCGGCTCCCCAGCGGCTTGGGGCGAGCCTGCCCCACCCACGCGAATCGATTACGGTCCTTCCGCCGGTCGTCGCGTCGGTTCGGGTTCGCAGGGTCCCGGCGTGACGGGGCCGCCCACACAGGACCGGCGAAATGCACCCGAGCGTTCCCGGGCCACGACGGCCGCGGGATCGGCGGCGGGTGGCTACAGCCCACCGTCCTCACGTGGAACCCGAGTCGATCCCCGCGATCCAGCCCGTGCCGGCTACGGTCCCAACACCACGGGAACCACCAGAGGATCGGGATCTCGAAGCGCGGGTCCCGGGGGGGCGAGCCGCTACGGCGAACCCGCGCCTCCGTTCCAACAGGGGGGGTCCAGCACGGTCCGAAGCCGTTTCGACGGCGATTCGGGCGGTCGAACCGCGACCGGCTACACCGAACGGTCCCGCTCCAGCAGTGGGTATGGTCCCGGTTCGGGCTACGGTCCGGGCGGAACGGCACGGGGAGGCAACGGATACGGGCCGCCACCTGGCTCCAATTACGGCCCCGGCGCGTCCCGTCCCTCGGCTTCGGTCGCGTCTGGAAATCCGTCTTCGGTGAAGCCGACCACGGGTGGAACGATCGCCAAACCGGGCTACGGATCGACACCGATCCCGCAGGAATATCTGGAAATGCCCCCGCATGTCCTGCACGCCCGCGCCGCGGCCCTCGGCGTGCCCGCCAATCTGCCGGTCACCCCGCGTCTGGTCGCCAATCTCGAAGCCCTGCGACCCCCGCCCCACCTGTACGGCCGCAAGGCCAAGAAGTGGATCGCAAAGGCGCGGGGCAAGGTCATCGCCCGCGAGGAGCGGCTCCGGGAACGTTATTTGGCCAAGCAGGCCAAACTCAAGGAGAAGGCGGCCCTCAAGGGCAAACGCCCCCTCTACTACGTGCTGGACGTCGCGGCGACCAACGAGGCTCAACAGGTGGTCATCGAACTGTTTCGCCGTCCCCGCAAAATCGAAGGAGAAAAAGAACCGGGTCTGAAAGCCTGGTCGCCCCAGCATGCTGCAGGCAAACCCAAACTGATCGCCAACCCCGAAGACCGCGAACTGATCGAGCTGTTGGAACAAGCTTCAGGGGAAGGGGCCTCGGCCTTCAGCATGCTCTCCTCCACCTCGACAACCTCCTCCAAGACGGAGGAAACCGAACCGGGCGAGACGACCCGCAAGCGGGGACGCTACGCCATCGGCGTGGCAGAGCAGGCCGCCTCGATCCTTGACCGCCTGGCCCGCACCGGACGCTTCCGATTGCGTCACCCCGACGACGTCAAGGATGGCCGGGAGCCGGCTCCGATGCGCTGGGAGGACAACGAACCGTGGCGGTTCCGCCTCGATGCCCGTCAGGAGATCGGCGGCGGCCGCTGGATCTGGCGCGGCAGCGTCCGCAAAGGCGATGTGCGGGTCGATCTCACCGAGCCGGTCATCATGCTGCCCGGGATCGTGGTGCTGCCCGGCGGACGGGGCGGACGGTTCGACGACGCTGGCATCTTCTTCTGGCTGCTCAGGTTGCGCCACGAAAAAGAGATGCTGCTCACCCAGCAACAAAACGACTCAATGCTGGGCAAACTGCTGGCCGAGGCCAAGGTTCCCGCGCGAGAACTGTTGGAATCCTTGGAACTCAAGGAAGTCGATCTCCCGCCCAAACCGCGGCTGATCCTGCGCACCCCTCGCTATGGACGACCCGGCGACAACCTCTTGGCCGAATTGTCGTTCGACTACGACGGCACGATCGTGCCGGTGCTGCCGGCGGGACGGGTCGCGGTGCAAACCCAGGAAAAACGGGTCATCCGCCGCGACGAAGCTCAAGAAAAAGCCGCCTTGGCGCTGCTTGAGGAACTCGGGTTCAAGGAATCCAAGGATTATCGTCTGGAACCGGGTACCCGCGAACTGCCGCCTAAACGGATGCCGTTTGTGGCTAAGGAACTGGTCCAGCGCGGCTGGCTGGTCCAGGCCGATGGCCTGCCGATCCAACCGGTCCGCGAGTTCAACCTGGCAGTCACTTCGGGAATCGACTGGTTCGAGCTGGGCGGCTCCATCCGGTTCGGCGATCAGTCGGTGGAACTCCCCAAACTTCTCGAGGCGGCCCGCCGCGGCGAATCACTGGTGACCCTGGGCGACGGCTCAATGGGCGTGCTGCCCGAGGAATGGCTGCATCAATACGGAATGCTCGCCGACCTCTCCAACGTCACCCCATCGCAAACCGGCACCATCCGGGTCGGCAAGGCCCAAGTCGGCCTCCTCGACGCGCTGATCACAGCGCAGCCCGAAATCCGCTTCGACGCCGGCTTCGAACAAGCTCGTCAGAATCTGGCTCAGTTCCAGGGCGTCAAGGAAATTGCCACCCCGACCGGCTTCCAGGGTGAACTGCGCGCCTATCAACGCTTGGGCGTCGGCTGGTTGGATTATCTGACCAAATTCGGCTTCGGCGGCATCCTCGCCGATGACATGGGCCTAGGCAAAACTATTCAGGTGTTGGCCTTCCTGCAACATCGCAAGAACACCGGCGCGTCCGGCAAGACTCCATCCTTGATCGTGGTGCCACGCTCGTTGGTCTTCAACTGGCTCAACGAGGCCGAACGGTTCACCCCCGGCCTCAAGGTCCTGGACTACACCGGCACTCACCGCCACCAACTCCGCTCTAAGTTCGCCCGCCACGACCTGATCGTGACCACCTACGGCACGATGCGCTCCGACATCGCCGAACTGTCGGCCTTCGAATTCGACCACCTAATCCTCGACGAGGCTCAGGCGATCAAAAATGCCGACAGCCTCTCCGCCCGCGCTGCCCGCCAACTCAAAGGGCGTCACCGGCTGGCGATCACCGGCACGCCAATCGAAAACCACCTGGGTGAACTTTGGTCGATCTTCGAGTTTCTCAATCCAGGCATGCTCGGCTCGGCCACGGTCTTCCGCCGTTTCGCCGGTCCGCTCACCGCGCCTGGTCGCGACAAGGAGAAGGACAAAGACGGCGACCCAATCGGTGGCGACGCCCCCACCCGCAACGCCTCCTCCAACCTGGCTGACGAAGGCACCCGGGCCCTGCTCGCCCGCTCGATCCGACCCTTCGTGCTGCGACGAACCAAAAAGCAAGTGGTTCAAGACCTGCCCGAAAAGTCGGAACTGGTCCTCTATTGCGAAATGGAGCCGGAGCAACGCAAGGACTACGAGGAACTCCGAACCCACTACCGGCGCGCCTTGCTCGGCAAGACCAAGGGCGGTTCACACCTAGAGGTGTTGGAAGCGCTGTTGCGTTTGCGTCAAGCCTCCTGTCATCCTGGCTTGATCCACCCCGACCGGGTCGATCAACCCTCGGCCAAGCTCGACGTATTGTTGCCCCACCTCGCCGAAGTCATCGAAGAAGGTCACAAGGCGTTGATCTTCTCCCAATTCACTCGGTTTCTGAACATCGTCAAGGATCGCCTGGACAAGGAGGGGATCGTCTACGAATACCTCGACGGCAAGACCCACAACCGGGCCGAGCGGGTCGAACGATTCCAAAACGACCCCAACGTGCCGGTCTTCCTCATCAGCCTCAAGGCCGGCGGCCTTGGCCTCAACCTGACCGCGGCTGAGTATGTCTATTTGCTCGATCCCTGGTGGAATCCCGCGGTCGAAGCCCAGGCCATCGACCGCTCGCACCGGATCGGCCAGACCTCGCATGTGTTCGCCTATCGCCTCATCTGCCGCGACACGGTTGAACAGAAGATCATTGAGCTTCAAAAGACCAAACGCGCCCTGGCCGACGCCATCCTCGGCGGCGAGGGCGAAGGCATGAGCGCGTTGACCCGCGACGATCTCGAATTCCTGCTCTCTTGA
- a CDS encoding metallophosphoesterase, producing the protein MITTPYDPPPSSRSPSPSIGEKHSGKGVNRGVPAVLNCNRIKRRRFLKHSVAALGAGLAGCLGWTFWIEPFWVEIVERPLPLRNLPDHWVGKTVVQISDLHVCNLLDLDFMRRSLASIAELDPELVVITGDFMTCERDEWIDTTARVMESLRPGRAGILAVPGNHDYGAAWDRPEVAECLGQRLGDLGIRLLRNQVVNVNDLQIIGLDDLWSGCLDAAKVWPRVDPNRASLVLCHNPDAADLPIWSGYQGWILAGHTHGGQCKPPFLPPPLLPVRNRRYTSGAFDLYDGRWLYINRALGYLRQVRFNVRPEITRFILVRDATPAKPSRRPLG; encoded by the coding sequence ATGATCACGACACCCTACGACCCACCGCCATCTTCTCGATCTCCATCGCCGTCGATTGGTGAAAAACATTCCGGCAAGGGGGTCAACCGAGGCGTGCCAGCCGTGCTCAACTGCAATCGGATCAAGCGCCGACGGTTTCTCAAACACTCCGTCGCCGCTCTAGGCGCGGGTCTAGCGGGCTGTCTGGGTTGGACCTTTTGGATTGAACCGTTTTGGGTGGAGATTGTCGAGCGGCCCCTACCCCTCCGCAACCTGCCCGACCACTGGGTGGGCAAGACGGTGGTTCAAATCAGCGACCTTCACGTCTGCAATCTGCTCGACCTGGATTTCATGCGCCGTTCCTTGGCTTCGATCGCCGAACTCGATCCCGAACTGGTGGTCATCACCGGCGATTTCATGACCTGCGAGCGGGACGAATGGATCGACACCACAGCGCGGGTGATGGAGTCGTTGCGTCCAGGGCGGGCTGGCATTCTGGCGGTCCCGGGCAATCATGACTATGGAGCCGCCTGGGACCGTCCCGAGGTGGCCGAATGTTTGGGGCAACGCCTAGGCGACCTGGGGATTCGTCTGCTGCGCAACCAGGTGGTCAACGTCAACGACCTACAAATCATCGGGTTGGACGACCTTTGGTCCGGATGTCTCGACGCGGCCAAAGTTTGGCCGCGGGTCGATCCCAACCGGGCCTCCTTGGTCCTTTGTCACAACCCCGACGCGGCCGATCTGCCGATCTGGAGCGGCTACCAAGGCTGGATTCTGGCAGGCCACACCCACGGCGGCCAATGTAAACCCCCGTTTCTGCCTCCGCCCCTCCTGCCAGTTCGGAACCGCCGCTACACCTCTGGAGCTTTCGACCTTTACGACGGTCGTTGGCTCTATATCAATCGCGCGCTTGGTTATCTGAGGCAGGTTCGCTTCAACGTTCGTCCCGAGATCACCCGATTCATCCTGGTCCGCGACGCCACCCCCGCCAAGCCGTCGCGAAGACCGCTTGGCTGA